From one Phocaeicola salanitronis DSM 18170 genomic stretch:
- a CDS encoding glycoside hydrolase family 43 protein encodes MKKEARYLVPWDYMADPAVHVFNGRVYIYPSHDRESGIPENDNGDHFDMNDYHVFSTDDVMHGEVVDHGVVLRVADIPWAGRQLWDCDVVCKGDKYYMYFPLKDRNDIFRIGVAVSDRPEGPFIPQPDPMRGSYSIDPAVLDDGDGCFYMYFGGLWGGQLQRYRDNKALESAILPEGNEPALTARVARLSEDMLQFAEAPRPVVILDAEGQPLRAGDTERRFFEASWVHKYKGKYYFSYSTGDTHLLCYAIGDNPYGPFTYQGVILPPVVGWTTHHAIVSYHGKWYLFHHDCVPSGGKTWLRSLKVCELEYDEEGRIITCQ; translated from the coding sequence ATGAAAAAAGAAGCAAGATATTTAGTTCCTTGGGATTATATGGCAGATCCTGCCGTACATGTATTTAACGGACGTGTTTATATTTATCCTTCCCACGATAGGGAAAGCGGCATTCCGGAGAATGATAACGGCGACCATTTCGACATGAACGATTACCATGTATTCTCCACGGACGATGTGATGCATGGCGAAGTTGTCGACCACGGTGTGGTATTGCGGGTGGCCGACATTCCGTGGGCAGGACGTCAGCTATGGGATTGCGACGTGGTATGCAAAGGAGACAAATACTATATGTACTTTCCGTTGAAAGACCGGAATGACATCTTCCGTATCGGCGTGGCGGTATCCGATCGCCCCGAAGGACCTTTTATTCCTCAGCCCGATCCCATGCGGGGAAGCTATAGCATCGACCCTGCCGTATTGGATGACGGTGACGGATGCTTTTATATGTATTTCGGTGGTTTATGGGGAGGGCAGCTCCAACGCTATCGGGACAATAAGGCTTTGGAAAGTGCCATTCTGCCCGAAGGAAACGAACCGGCATTGACAGCACGTGTAGCCCGACTTTCCGAGGACATGTTACAGTTTGCCGAAGCCCCCCGTCCGGTAGTCATTCTGGATGCAGAAGGCCAGCCGCTACGGGCTGGCGATACCGAACGTCGTTTCTTCGAGGCTTCATGGGTACATAAGTACAAGGGCAAATACTATTTTTCGTATTCTACCGGTGATACCCATCTGTTGTGTTACGCCATTGGCGACAATCCCTATGGTCCCTTCACCTATCAGGGAGTCATCTTGCCTCCTGTAGTGGGCTGGACCACGCATCATGCCATTGTATCCTACCATGGCAAGTGGTATCTATTCCATCACGACTGTGTCCCCTCCGGAGGAAAGACATGGCTTCGCAGCCTGAAAGTCTGTGAATTGGAATATGACGAGGAGGGACGAATCATCACGTGTCAATAA
- a CDS encoding glycoside hydrolase family 43 protein, with product MYSTSVFRILGLCLLAILSVPIAAQYRYRNPIINADVPDMSVCRAGDYFYMVSTTMHLMPGAPIMRSADMQQWETISYVFPRIEDGPRYDLLGDSTAYGQGQWASSIRYHQGKFYVWFSANGAPGRGFIYTATDPAGPWTLLSRPRHFHDGSLFFDDDGRVYLFHGTGHLTELNADLSDALPGGIDCQIFERDADEQGLLEGSSVIKHNGKYYLLMISMDWSIPGRLRREVCYRADSITGPYEKRIILETEFGGYGGVGQGCIVEGSKGEWYGLIFQDRGGIGRVPCLMPCVWTEDGWPMLGDAQGKIPDDPSLPYAPLDGICGSDDFDSSKLSLYWQWNHNPVDEAWSLCERPGCLRLHTSRVVEHLFLAPNTLTQRMSGPTCTGTVCLDVTHMKDGDVTGLAAFNGDSGVLSILKNGKDLQLVMSEQKAIFSEPAHGIAHVQTVEHAVIPLSQSRVYLRLAGDFRPGQDWASFSYSLDGVAWSSIGQPVKMQFDYTRMFMGSKFAIFNYATKETGGYVDVENFDYSE from the coding sequence ATGTATTCAACAAGCGTTTTTCGTATTCTGGGGTTGTGCCTGTTAGCCATCCTGTCAGTGCCCATTGCAGCGCAGTATCGCTATCGCAACCCGATTATCAATGCCGATGTACCCGACATGTCAGTATGCCGTGCTGGCGACTATTTCTATATGGTCTCCACCACCATGCACCTCATGCCGGGTGCTCCCATCATGCGGTCGGCTGACATGCAGCAGTGGGAGACTATCAGCTATGTGTTCCCTCGCATCGAGGATGGTCCCCGTTATGACCTGTTAGGCGATAGCACTGCCTACGGACAAGGGCAGTGGGCTTCGTCCATCCGCTATCATCAAGGGAAATTTTATGTCTGGTTCAGTGCCAACGGCGCACCGGGACGCGGATTTATCTATACAGCTACCGACCCTGCCGGGCCATGGACTCTATTAAGCCGTCCCCGTCATTTTCACGACGGTTCTTTGTTCTTCGATGATGACGGACGTGTGTATCTGTTTCATGGGACAGGACATCTGACCGAACTTAATGCAGACCTGAGTGATGCCTTGCCCGGTGGCATAGATTGTCAGATTTTCGAGCGTGATGCTGACGAACAAGGTTTATTGGAGGGCAGTTCTGTCATCAAGCACAATGGCAAGTACTATTTGCTGATGATTTCTATGGACTGGAGCATACCGGGACGTCTGCGTCGGGAAGTATGCTACCGAGCCGACTCCATCACCGGTCCTTATGAAAAACGAATCATTCTCGAAACCGAGTTCGGAGGCTATGGAGGCGTGGGACAAGGTTGCATAGTGGAAGGTTCCAAGGGCGAATGGTACGGGCTGATTTTCCAAGACCGTGGCGGCATAGGACGCGTACCTTGCCTGATGCCTTGTGTCTGGACAGAAGACGGATGGCCCATGTTGGGTGATGCTCAAGGGAAAATACCGGATGATCCCTCCTTGCCTTATGCTCCGTTGGATGGCATTTGCGGGTCGGATGATTTCGATTCTTCGAAGCTTTCCCTCTACTGGCAGTGGAACCACAACCCGGTGGATGAGGCTTGGAGTCTTTGCGAACGTCCCGGCTGCCTGCGGTTGCATACCTCACGTGTGGTAGAACACCTGTTTCTGGCTCCCAACACCCTGACACAACGTATGAGCGGTCCTACTTGTACCGGAACTGTCTGCTTGGATGTAACCCACATGAAAGACGGAGATGTTACCGGACTGGCTGCTTTCAACGGCGATAGCGGTGTGCTTTCCATTCTAAAAAACGGCAAGGACCTACAGCTGGTAATGAGTGAACAAAAAGCTATCTTTAGCGAACCGGCTCATGGCATTGCGCACGTCCAGACCGTCGAACATGCTGTCATTCCCCTTTCTCAATCACGCGTTTACTTACGCTTAGCCGGTGATTTCCGTCCCGGTCAGGATTGGGCTTCTTTCTCTTACAGCCTCGATGGGGTAGCATGGAGTTCTATCGGACAACCGGTAAAGATGCAATTCGACTATACCCGCATGTTTATGGGAAGTAAATTCGCCATCTTCAACTATGCTACGAAAGAAACCGGAGGCTATGTGGATGTAGAAAACTTCGATTATTCAGAATAA
- a CDS encoding glycoside hydrolase family 31 protein, whose amino-acid sequence MKQITVFLWMLLASSFLLYAQTNSGENRINLTTVDGQTECQIIFYAPDIVRILKYPASITNRPEKQSLSVTLQPEATEVLRHEGNNLLTLKSSALTLTINKRDGSIAFTNVRGKRLLRETSSQFTCRQEGADQGSYIVRQGFRLDKEEPIYGLGILQNGKMSQRGEDRVLVQGNVEDAVPFFQSVKGYGLFWDNYSPTRFADKPEETFFESEVGDCIDYYFMVGEQADDVVAAMRRLTGSVPMLPLWTYGFWQSRERYRSQEELLEVVRRHRELGVPLDGIIQDWQYWGNNYLWNAMEFMNSEFNEPQQMVDEVHRQHAHLIISIWSSFGPQTKPYRDLAEKGLLFNFSTWPQSGISEQWPPRMDYPSGVRVYDAYSPVARDIYWKHLTRLYDFGLDGWWMDSTEPDHLDFKPEDMETPTALGSFRRVRNAYPLMSVNGVYDHQRAVSSDKRVFILTRSAFAGQQRTGANTWSGDVNSSWETLRCQIPAGLNFTLTGNPNFNTDIGGFFSGGYNRTYADGSATRNPLFQELYVRWMQFGLFNPMMRSHGTDMKREIYYFGQSGEPVYDAIEQAIRMRYSLLPYIYSTSWQVTSRHSSFMRALVMDFPEDRKGWNCNDQFLFGSSLLVAPVLEAQYTPEKIISTDEMEGWNQSSSAQASETDPFNLHVDFTAPRRSEVYLPAGTQWYDFWTNARFKGGQTIEKETTLATIPLYVRAGSILPLGPDVQYATEKPWDDLEIRVYPGADGEFTLYEDEFDNYNYEKGAYTTIPFRWDDRTRTLTIGERKGNYPGMLQQRRFRVALVQAGQAVMDMREVAYEGGEVTLKW is encoded by the coding sequence ATGAAACAAATAACGGTTTTCTTATGGATGCTTTTGGCATCTTCTTTTCTCTTGTATGCGCAAACAAATAGCGGAGAAAATCGTATAAACTTGACTACGGTGGACGGGCAGACCGAATGTCAAATCATTTTCTATGCCCCCGACATTGTACGGATATTGAAATATCCGGCATCAATCACAAACCGTCCGGAGAAACAGAGTCTTTCCGTGACACTCCAGCCGGAGGCTACTGAGGTGTTGCGTCACGAAGGAAACAATCTGCTGACCTTGAAAAGTTCGGCTCTTACTTTAACGATAAACAAACGGGACGGTAGCATAGCTTTCACTAATGTACGGGGTAAACGTCTGTTGCGTGAGACATCTTCCCAATTTACCTGCCGGCAAGAAGGAGCAGACCAAGGCAGCTATATAGTACGTCAAGGATTCCGTCTCGATAAGGAAGAGCCTATTTATGGGCTGGGCATCCTGCAAAACGGTAAAATGTCGCAACGGGGTGAAGACCGTGTACTGGTACAAGGCAATGTGGAAGATGCGGTTCCTTTCTTCCAGTCGGTCAAAGGATATGGCCTCTTTTGGGATAACTATTCGCCGACCCGTTTTGCCGACAAACCAGAGGAAACCTTCTTCGAATCCGAAGTGGGTGACTGTATAGACTACTATTTCATGGTAGGCGAACAGGCAGATGATGTCGTTGCAGCCATGCGCCGGCTGACGGGAAGCGTACCGATGCTTCCTCTATGGACATACGGTTTTTGGCAAAGCCGCGAACGATACCGCTCACAAGAAGAACTGTTGGAAGTAGTGCGTCGTCATCGCGAACTGGGTGTACCTTTGGACGGTATTATCCAAGACTGGCAGTATTGGGGCAACAACTACTTATGGAACGCCATGGAATTCATGAATTCTGAATTCAATGAGCCCCAACAGATGGTAGATGAGGTACACCGGCAACATGCCCACCTGATTATCTCCATCTGGTCTTCTTTCGGACCGCAGACCAAACCTTATCGTGACTTGGCAGAAAAAGGATTGCTTTTCAACTTTTCTACCTGGCCGCAAAGCGGCATCAGCGAGCAATGGCCGCCCCGCATGGACTATCCTTCGGGAGTCCGTGTCTATGATGCTTACAGCCCAGTGGCACGCGACATCTACTGGAAGCACCTGACCCGCTTGTACGACTTCGGTCTGGATGGCTGGTGGATGGATTCTACGGAACCCGACCATCTTGACTTCAAACCCGAGGATATGGAAACACCTACTGCGCTCGGTTCTTTCCGCCGGGTGCGTAATGCCTACCCTCTAATGAGTGTAAACGGTGTGTACGACCATCAACGTGCAGTTTCGTCGGATAAGCGTGTATTCATCCTGACCCGTTCGGCTTTTGCCGGCCAGCAACGTACCGGTGCCAATACATGGTCGGGCGATGTGAATTCTTCTTGGGAAACACTTCGTTGCCAGATTCCGGCCGGACTGAACTTCACGCTGACAGGTAACCCCAATTTCAATACCGACATCGGTGGATTTTTCTCCGGAGGTTACAATCGGACTTATGCCGACGGTAGTGCAACCCGCAATCCGCTTTTCCAGGAACTGTATGTACGTTGGATGCAATTCGGGCTGTTCAATCCCATGATGCGTTCGCACGGTACGGATATGAAACGGGAGATTTACTACTTCGGACAATCGGGTGAGCCCGTTTATGATGCCATTGAGCAAGCCATCCGCATGCGCTATTCCCTGTTGCCCTACATTTACTCCACTTCCTGGCAAGTGACTTCCCGGCATTCCAGCTTTATGCGCGCGTTAGTAATGGACTTTCCGGAAGACCGCAAGGGATGGAACTGCAACGACCAATTCCTCTTCGGTTCTTCGCTACTGGTTGCTCCGGTATTGGAAGCACAGTATACACCGGAGAAAATCATCAGCACGGACGAAATGGAAGGTTGGAACCAAAGTTCTTCAGCCCAAGCCTCCGAAACAGATCCGTTCAATCTTCATGTCGATTTTACAGCACCCCGCCGTTCGGAAGTATATCTTCCTGCCGGCACGCAATGGTATGACTTTTGGACGAATGCCCGTTTCAAAGGAGGACAAACCATTGAAAAAGAAACCACTTTGGCTACTATTCCCCTGTATGTACGTGCAGGCAGTATCCTGCCTTTGGGACCCGACGTGCAATATGCTACGGAAAAGCCTTGGGATGACCTCGAAATACGTGTCTACCCCGGTGCTGATGGCGAGTTCACACTCTACGAGGATGAATTTGACAATTACAATTACGAAAAGGGAGCATATACCACCATTCCTTTCCGTTGGGACGACCGTACTCGTACGTTGACCATAGGCGAACGGAAGGGAAATTATCCGGGCATGCTGCAACAACGCCGTTTCCGCGTCGCTCTTGTACAGGCCGGACAAGCAGTTATGGATATGCGCGAAGTTGCTTATGAAGGAGGAGAAGTAACCCTGAAGTGGTAA
- a CDS encoding glycoside hydrolase family 43 protein produces MKKICSLFAATLFSVALAAQNPIIQTLYTPDPAPYVHGDTVYLFVDHDEDDALYFKMKDWLLYSTTDMVNWTYRGTPLSTETFQWARQGDNAWAAQAVERNGKWYWYVCAEDTTMHLHGLGVAVADRPEGPYKDALGKPLVPGAWGFIDPSVFIDDDGQSYLFWGNNGLWYAKLNDDMISLGSEIMPVKGLEDPEAFGPLVMKMDYQLGKEKLKTGYEEGPWVTKRNGLYYLVYAAGGVPEHLAYSTSRSINGPWKYEGRIMDEAENSFTIHAGSIEFKGRNFMFYHNGTAVNGGGFRRSTAIEEFSYTADGKIPFIPFTREGVRTPVSHLNPYERVEAETMADSYGLKTDRRTGGNHHYVTSIHNGDWMRLRSVDFGKEGAKRLLASVMKVQDTGATIEFHAAGQILAVVPVCRAGELTVEIQQQLTGVHDLFILFRGGDGELFDFDWWQVE; encoded by the coding sequence ATGAAAAAAATATGCAGCCTGTTTGCCGCAACACTTTTCTCTGTGGCATTAGCGGCACAGAACCCCATCATTCAAACCCTGTATACCCCAGATCCGGCACCTTATGTACATGGTGACACCGTCTATCTTTTTGTCGACCACGACGAAGACGATGCGCTTTATTTCAAAATGAAAGACTGGCTGCTCTACAGTACCACCGACATGGTGAACTGGACCTACCGGGGCACTCCTCTCTCTACCGAAACGTTTCAATGGGCCAGACAGGGTGACAATGCCTGGGCGGCACAAGCTGTGGAGCGAAACGGAAAATGGTATTGGTATGTATGCGCCGAAGATACCACCATGCATTTGCACGGCCTTGGCGTGGCGGTAGCCGACCGGCCCGAAGGACCTTATAAAGATGCGCTGGGTAAGCCACTTGTACCCGGCGCCTGGGGTTTTATTGACCCGTCTGTATTCATTGACGATGACGGACAATCCTATCTCTTTTGGGGGAACAACGGGTTGTGGTATGCCAAATTGAACGATGACATGATTTCCTTGGGTAGCGAAATCATGCCGGTAAAAGGACTGGAAGACCCGGAAGCGTTCGGTCCGCTCGTGATGAAGATGGATTACCAACTCGGTAAGGAGAAACTGAAAACAGGTTACGAAGAAGGTCCTTGGGTGACTAAACGCAATGGGCTTTACTATCTGGTTTATGCAGCCGGAGGAGTTCCCGAACATCTGGCATATTCCACTTCACGTAGTATCAACGGTCCATGGAAATATGAGGGACGCATCATGGACGAAGCGGAAAACAGCTTTACCATTCACGCCGGAAGTATTGAGTTCAAAGGACGTAATTTCATGTTCTACCACAACGGAACGGCAGTCAACGGCGGAGGTTTCCGACGCTCTACGGCCATTGAGGAGTTCAGCTATACGGCCGATGGCAAAATCCCCTTCATTCCCTTTACCCGGGAAGGAGTCCGTACCCCGGTGAGCCACTTAAATCCTTATGAACGGGTAGAGGCAGAAACCATGGCTGACAGTTACGGACTGAAAACCGACCGTCGCACAGGAGGTAATCATCACTATGTAACTTCCATTCACAACGGCGACTGGATGCGGTTACGCTCCGTAGACTTCGGCAAGGAGGGAGCCAAGCGCTTATTGGCTTCCGTCATGAAAGTGCAGGATACCGGAGCAACGATAGAATTCCATGCAGCCGGTCAAATATTAGCTGTGGTACCGGTATGCCGGGCTGGAGAATTAACCGTTGAAATTCAACAACAACTGACCGGTGTGCACGATCTGTTTATCTTGTTCCGGGGAGGGGACGGTGAATTGTTCGATTTCGACTGGTGGCAAGTGGAATGA
- a CDS encoding glycoside hydrolase family 43 protein gives MRRNKSNDRKIAGLLSFCVGVGCLLTACSPKQSLPSIAPSTAIFDQFTYTGEDEFYQTNPLPDSNYFYNPILAGWYSDPSICTNGQGDYFLVTSTFTYYPGVPLFHSRDLINWKQVGHVLDRPSQLVNMEGQDVSGGIFAPAISYNPHNQTYYMVTTNVGAGNFFVKTKDPFGSWSDPIMLPEVGGIDPSFFFDEDGRAYIVNNDDAPNNKPEYDGHRTIRVQEFDPETDRTIGPRKILVNKGAHPEDNPIWIEGPHLYKIKGKYYLMSAEGGTGDYHSEVIFRADSPMGPFVPWKGNPILTQRHLSNQRTNPITCAGHADLIQGPAGDWWAVFLACRPINHLFENLGRETFLLPVRWSEDGFPYLTQGDEVIPQLVKCNHAQRNDSTYLSGNFEIVDNFDTDRLDLTWMTLRAPVTDLSLTQYPGYLMLPCGESSAAEKKTPSLVCRRMQHHKFTCTTRMLFHPSNEQEAAGLLLFKNETHYYFMGVNRHDNGLYISLWQTGEEGNRLLAEQPLVDQTQAIDLKVVSTGMVYDFYYAETEGQWKSLCKQVDARYLSTAQAGGFTGSTIGLYAVKQK, from the coding sequence ATGAGAAGAAACAAAAGCAACGACCGTAAAATTGCCGGACTCTTATCTTTCTGTGTGGGGGTCGGCTGCCTATTGACAGCTTGTTCGCCGAAACAGAGCCTTCCGTCAATAGCTCCCTCTACGGCTATATTCGACCAATTCACCTATACCGGTGAAGACGAATTCTATCAAACCAATCCTTTACCGGACAGCAACTACTTCTACAATCCGATTCTTGCCGGATGGTATTCCGATCCTTCCATCTGTACCAACGGACAAGGAGATTACTTTTTGGTAACATCGACTTTTACCTATTATCCCGGTGTACCTTTGTTCCACAGTCGCGACCTTATCAACTGGAAACAGGTGGGGCATGTGCTCGACCGTCCGTCCCAATTGGTCAATATGGAGGGACAAGATGTAAGTGGAGGTATCTTTGCTCCGGCCATCAGCTACAATCCGCACAACCAGACTTATTATATGGTAACTACCAATGTAGGAGCGGGGAATTTCTTCGTTAAGACCAAAGACCCGTTCGGTTCGTGGTCCGATCCCATCATGTTGCCCGAAGTAGGCGGCATCGACCCTTCGTTCTTTTTCGATGAAGACGGGCGTGCTTATATCGTCAACAACGATGACGCTCCCAACAACAAGCCAGAATATGACGGTCATCGTACCATTCGTGTACAGGAATTTGACCCGGAAACCGACCGCACCATAGGCCCTCGCAAGATATTGGTCAATAAAGGGGCACATCCTGAAGACAATCCGATTTGGATTGAAGGACCACACCTCTATAAAATCAAGGGAAAATACTATCTGATGTCGGCTGAAGGAGGTACCGGTGATTATCACTCGGAAGTGATTTTCCGGGCCGACTCCCCCATGGGTCCCTTCGTACCGTGGAAAGGCAACCCCATCTTAACCCAACGTCATCTGAGCAATCAACGCACCAATCCGATTACCTGTGCTGGTCATGCCGACCTTATCCAAGGACCGGCGGGCGACTGGTGGGCTGTATTTCTGGCTTGCCGCCCCATCAATCATTTGTTTGAAAACTTGGGTCGTGAAACCTTCCTGCTGCCTGTCCGTTGGAGTGAAGACGGCTTCCCTTATCTGACGCAAGGTGATGAAGTGATTCCCCAATTGGTCAAATGCAACCATGCGCAACGGAATGACAGTACGTATTTGTCGGGCAATTTTGAAATAGTGGACAACTTTGATACAGACCGGCTTGATCTGACATGGATGACCCTGCGGGCACCTGTAACCGATCTTTCGCTGACCCAATATCCCGGCTACCTTATGCTTCCGTGTGGCGAGTCTTCCGCAGCCGAGAAGAAAACTCCTTCTCTTGTCTGTCGCCGGATGCAACATCATAAGTTTACTTGCACCACCCGCATGTTGTTCCATCCTTCCAATGAACAGGAAGCAGCCGGACTGTTGCTCTTTAAAAACGAGACCCATTACTATTTCATGGGAGTCAACCGTCACGACAACGGGCTTTACATATCCTTATGGCAAACCGGAGAAGAAGGCAACAGGCTTTTGGCAGAACAGCCTCTGGTCGACCAGACGCAAGCCATTGACTTAAAAGTAGTTTCCACAGGTATGGTCTATGACTTCTATTATGCGGAAACCGAAGGACAATGGAAATCGTTATGTAAGCAAGTAGATGCCCGCTATCTCTCCACAGCTCAGGCCGGAGGATTCACAGGCAGCACAATTGGCTTATATGCAGTTAAACAGAAATAA